One region of Synechococcus elongatus PCC 11801 genomic DNA includes:
- a CDS encoding YdcF family protein gives MRRLLPITLLLGLGVVWGLNRVAVAQRSPQAIFVLGGDSRREEFAATFAQHYPDLPVWISSGTNREYAEWVFSQAGIPLSRLRLDYQATDTLSNFTSLADRFQQQGIQHVYLVTSDYHMRRALVIANIVFASRGITVEPVAVPSNSASESWRKAVRDGGRAIIWVLLGPEAELWLGKAWQQVLATQAV, from the coding sequence ATGCGTCGTCTGTTGCCAATCACCCTGTTGTTGGGTCTGGGTGTGGTCTGGGGGCTCAACCGAGTTGCGGTTGCCCAGCGATCGCCCCAAGCCATCTTTGTTTTGGGTGGCGATTCCCGACGCGAGGAATTTGCAGCAACCTTTGCCCAGCACTATCCCGACCTGCCAGTCTGGATTTCCTCAGGTACCAATCGCGAATATGCCGAATGGGTGTTTAGCCAAGCGGGCATACCTCTGTCGCGGCTGCGGCTGGACTACCAAGCCACCGATACCCTCAGCAACTTCACCAGCCTGGCCGATCGCTTCCAGCAGCAGGGCATCCAGCACGTCTACCTCGTGACGTCGGACTATCACATGCGGCGTGCCTTGGTCATTGCCAACATTGTCTTTGCCAGTCGCGGCATCACGGTTGAACCTGTTGCCGTTCCCTCCAATAGTGCTTCGGAATCCTGGCGCAAGGCTGTCCGCGATGGTGGCCGAGCGATTATTTGGGTACTGCTCGGCCCTGAGGCGGAACTGTGGTTAGGCAAGGCTTGGCAGCAAGTGCTAGCGACCCAAGCTGTGTAG
- a CDS encoding lysophospholipid acyltransferase family protein yields MLERQQTSRSSLLVRRDREPPSSLLLYHLLKWSVVSPLLHLYFRGRIYGAENVPRSGPLIVVSNHASDFDPPIVSNCVRRPVAFMAKEELFRVPVLAQAIRLYGAYPVRRGSSDRKALKAAIAAVESGWAAGIFLDGTRTRDGRIHNPKLGAALVACKTGAPLLPVSLWGTERILRRGSFLPRSVPLTIRIGEPIAPPQSSDREELERVTFTCAAAINALHSLGR; encoded by the coding sequence ATGTTGGAACGGCAGCAGACCTCGCGGTCTAGTCTCCTAGTTCGCCGCGATCGCGAACCCCCCAGCTCGCTATTGCTCTACCACCTGCTGAAATGGTCGGTGGTCAGCCCGCTGCTGCACCTCTACTTTCGGGGGCGGATCTACGGGGCGGAGAATGTGCCGCGATCGGGGCCGCTGATTGTCGTGAGCAATCATGCCAGCGACTTCGATCCGCCGATCGTCTCCAACTGCGTGCGGCGACCCGTCGCCTTCATGGCGAAAGAGGAGCTGTTTCGAGTCCCTGTTTTGGCGCAGGCAATCCGGCTCTACGGTGCTTATCCGGTGCGGCGCGGCAGTAGCGATCGCAAAGCCCTGAAAGCGGCGATCGCCGCCGTTGAGTCTGGTTGGGCTGCTGGAATCTTCCTCGACGGCACCCGCACACGCGATGGTCGCATTCACAACCCCAAACTGGGAGCTGCTTTGGTTGCTTGCAAAACCGGCGCTCCACTCTTGCCCGTCAGCCTGTGGGGAACGGAGCGCATCCTGCGGCGAGGCTCCTTCCTGCCGCGCTCAGTGCCGCTAACGATTCGGATTGGTGAACCGATCGCGCCCCCACAATCGAGCGATCGCGAAGAACTGGAGCGGGTGACGTTCACCTGTGCAGCGGCGATCAATGCCCTACACAGCTTGGGTCGCTAG